The following nucleotide sequence is from Chryseobacterium sp. CY350.
GTTGGCGATGAAATTTCGATCACGCGCGGAAGGTATGCGACTTATGAAGACGGAAGGTCAGAACCACCTATCGAGATTCTTATCAAACTTTCGAAATACTATAAAGTGAGTATTGATTTACTTCTGACCGTTGATCTCAGGAAGTATCCTTTGGAGAATATTGTCAATCTTCCTAATAACAGAATGTTGTTGCCGATGAAGGTAGATCATACTGGAGAAAACCGAATTGAAATTGTCCCTCAAAAAGCAAGCATGGGATATCTCAGCGGATATAATGATCCTGAATTTGTGGAAGGATTACAACATCTTTCACTTCCATTTTTAAGAAATGGAAAGTTTCGTGCTTTTCCTGCGGATGGTGACTCTATGCCGCCTTACAACGACGGAACTTATATTGTGGGAAAATATCTGGAAGATAAAAAGGATCTGAAAAAAGGAAAAACATACATCTTTATTACGAAAGACGGTATTGTATATAAAAGATATTCAAAGCAAAATGATTCCGGGAGTTTCGTGAGTTCTGATAATTCTTTCTATGAGCCTTATGAAATCAAATGGTCTGAAGTTTTTGAAATCTGGGAATTTGCATGCAGCATCAATACGAAGGAACTCAGAATTGAAAACTTAGAATACCAGGAAATCAAAAGCATGTTTGAGAAACTGCGACTAGAGATTAGAAGTTCTAACAAAAATATTCATTAGGATATATTTATAATTAATAGTAAAAAAGCTTTCCTGTTGGGAAAGCTTAAAAACACAAATGATGAAAAAAATCCCATTGTGGGATAGGGGTAAAATTAATAAAAATAGTTAATAAAACAATGGGTCAACTCAGTTTATTTAGCGCAGAAGAATTCTATACATTTCCAAAAGATCTTTTAGAGTTCAGAGAACATTTTCTAACGACGGAAGAATCAGATCGGCTTTTTTCTCAACTTTTGGAAAATACTCCTTGGAAACAGAGAACCC
It contains:
- a CDS encoding XRE family transcriptional regulator, with amino-acid sequence MSIFSENIRFLRDKMKASQQKVGDEISITRGRYATYEDGRSEPPIEILIKLSKYYKVSIDLLLTVDLRKYPLENIVNLPNNRMLLPMKVDHTGENRIEIVPQKASMGYLSGYNDPEFVEGLQHLSLPFLRNGKFRAFPADGDSMPPYNDGTYIVGKYLEDKKDLKKGKTYIFITKDGIVYKRYSKQNDSGSFVSSDNSFYEPYEIKWSEVFEIWEFACSINTKELRIENLEYQEIKSMFEKLRLEIRSSNKNIH